The Thunnus albacares chromosome 13, fThuAlb1.1, whole genome shotgun sequence genome segment GCATTTTGATGGATGTATTGTGATTATATTagaggataggttcacaatttttcaagtctatctcaAAATAagaggttttgctcactgtaatcattcctcctgttcatactggccattaaaagatccccgTCAAATGTACTTTATGATGACGATGataatgtaagtgattggggggaaatccacagtcctcattttgagcaaaaatgtgtttaaaggtttatctgaagataatattaGGCTTTAGCCacctgagttagtcaaataaagtggatatctttcaaagttacagtcttaataataaaaagtctCTTTTTCTGACttgacagacagtgttttcctgttcagctgcagtggaaggattgtaaaaaaagaggaactttagcactaaaaagacagtaacacTGAAAGATAGCTATCTGActactaatttggatggctgacacctcatattagcttaaaaaacattttttaatatttaatattttttcatggaaggagggctgtggattttatgcattatgaaggaatctcttaaaagtcagtatgaacaggaggaatgattacagcaagaaaaacatatgtcaatgttaatttgggcatctgaatattgttttatgacaggCTTGAAAACTTGTGAACCTGTCCTGTAAAGGTTTGTTCAAAAGgaaacatttataaacatttgaaataaatttgaTATATAACaggtcaataaaatgtattgggtttttttaatgtatcatCAAAATAACATGATAGAACTCCAATTTACAGAAAGAGGTGTTTTTAGAGAAAAGTGACTCCAGGTTATCTGATCAGaggttttaaaataatttcctctttgtttcctcttgtctcatcttctcttttcaggtgctgtgtttgtgtctcagcaGTCAGCACATACAGTGCTGCATCGTCGGCGCAGATACAACAGCGGCCATCTTGAAGAGTTGCAGAAAGACAACCTGGAGCGGGAATGTAGAGAGGAAGTCTGCACAATGGAGGAGGCCAGGGAATGGTTTGAGAATGATGAGAAAACTGTgggtggacacacacacacacacacacacacacacacacacacacacacacacacacacacacacaaataattcATTGTTCTTTTACAACAATGTGAGTTTAATGGCTGAACAATCAATCTCCATGTTTCTATTTCAGATTGAATTCTGGGCCAGCTACGTTGGTAAGATAAGTGAATGTCACGTTCTGACAGTTCTTATAATTTAAAGCATACAATCCCCCaaaaacctgtgtgtgtgtatatatgtgttttatacttgtatttgtgtgtagATGGTGACCAGTGTGAGCCATCACCCTGCCAAAATGGAGGAGAGTGTGTAGATGGAGTTGGTACATATGTCTGTTGGTGCCAACCAAACTTCAGTGGCAAGAACTGTGAGATCGGTGAGTGTGGCAGACAGGATGTGAATAACTCAAACAAGGatctttactttattttcttttaactaaggagttaattattattaagatGGACTAAGAATAACACACAAAATGAGATTCATTCTGTTTTTCCACCTGTTTCCAGACGTGAACAAGCAGTGCTCAGTCAACAACGCAGGATGTTCCCACTTCTGTGTGATGCAGGCGCAGCGCCCAGTGTGCCTGTGTGCAACTGGTTACATACTTGGGCCAGACAAGAGGAGCTGTGAACCAAAAGgtgaaataaactgaaaccaCATACACCATTCAATAAAGTGGTCAATTCATACCTGCACAAATAGAAACAAATGGAAACAATGCTAGAACGTTAAATCCCTTCTGTATAAAATCTCAATACAAAATTAGACCtgtcttgctgtgtttctccAGAGGAAATACTGGCATCAGCTACTGTATTTGAATGTCTGCATCCACAGTTAGTCACAAATCAAAACTACCAATATAGATCTGAACCACCCAGTCCCAAAATAAATCCTCCCAGCTGTGGAAAACAGACTTTAATATATAATGATGTGTGAAATATGAAGACAAAACTATAATATCTCCCTATCTATTTTGCCTTTTTACTCCACAGGACAATTCAGCTGTGGTCAAGTGATCAAAGGGACCGTAAAGCCACGAACATCAAACAGTACCTCTGAAAGAAATTTAGATTCCATCGACATTCTGAAGGATGACTACTTTGGCCACAATGTAACACAGTTCTTAGATTACTACGACTACGCGATGAATGATTCAGAAGAGGTCAATATCTCTGCAGCCTCTGCAGTAGAGACAAGTTCACTGGAGTCAAATTCAAGCTCTCCTGTAACTCCGAGCAGTGTCACTGAAGCAcccagagagaaaagaggggcGGGGTGGGGTTACTTCTCACACCCAAACATCACAGCAGAAGACAACACTGAGAATAGGATTGTGGGAGGTGATGAGGCCACTCCTGGAGAGATACCTTGGCAGGTACTGTGGTGTGGGATGCAAGGTGGAGCGATGGGGATGAATAGAAAGCAAATGGATAATATTGACAGAAACAATCATAGTGGTTGGGCTTTTAGGAAGCAGATACTTGTCCATCGGCTCAAATTTAGCAAACTCTCTCCATTCCCAGATTTCCAGGCCACTGGGGCAGGAAATATAATTTAAGAGGTGAAACAAAAGCttgctggtggcgctagagaaaaATTAaggggatcaacaaagtctTTAGAGCATATTGCCAGGGAATTGAGAGTGTCTGTCCAAAATTTTGAGCCAATCCATGTTGTATATATTGAGATGTttcatgaatgtctgaacaaaatttcttggcaatccat includes the following:
- the f9b gene encoding coagulation factor IXb → MARVCLLALIAGLLLEAYGLVIPEENTGAVFVSQQSAHTVLHRRRRYNSGHLEELQKDNLERECREEVCTMEEAREWFENDEKTIEFWASYVDGDQCEPSPCQNGGECVDGVGTYVCWCQPNFSGKNCEIDVNKQCSVNNAGCSHFCVMQAQRPVCLCATGYILGPDKRSCEPKGQFSCGQVIKGTVKPRTSNSTSERNLDSIDILKDDYFGHNVTQFLDYYDYAMNDSEEVNISAASAVETSSLESNSSSPVTPSSVTEAPREKRGAGWGYFSHPNITAEDNTENRIVGGDEATPGEIPWQVSLMSHPAASQRAQPFCGGSLLSELWVITAAHCIVQAKQEFFIRVGEHDVLKDEGTERDHEVAEKHLHPMYDAKKSQYNHDIALLKLASPVELSYRRLPICLGPKDFTENLLRESSKSLVSGWGRLKFLGPEAYKLQKLEVPYVDRTRCKESSRDHITRFMFCAGYQSGQKDSCQGDSGGPHASSNHGTWFLTGIVSWGEECAKDGKYGIYTRISRYYPWISKTTGI